A window of Mixophyes fleayi isolate aMixFle1 chromosome 10, aMixFle1.hap1, whole genome shotgun sequence contains these coding sequences:
- the TMED6 gene encoding transmembrane emp24 domain-containing protein 6 encodes MLLLAAFLLTLLGPSLPQKSEPVSSSNLSPIFRGADRYDFAILVGPADTECIWHFAHQSGYFYFGYDVQWTSGVMQDRRVSVSAHTPEGFLIETSNDARGQINFQTKETGFYQLCVNNWKNSFGKVQVYLNFGVFYDGQGPEHAEDHKQKLNDTLATIEESARLVQGRVLHMWRYYNFARMRKGSDYYRLMSNYHYVNWWSAGTSLLIVVSGVLQLYFLKRLFQMKTTTATQKPRC; translated from the exons ATGCTCCTCCTGGCCGCTTTCCTCCTGACCCTGCTTGGCCCCAGCTTGCCGCAGAAGTCCGAACCAGTGAGCAGTTCCAACTTGTCGCCGATATTCCGAGGAGCTGATCGCTACGACTTTGCCATCTTGGTGGGTCCTGCGGATACTGAATGCATCTGGCACTTTGCACATCAGAGTGGCTATTTCTACTTCGGGTATGAT GTACAATGGACATCTGGAGTTATGCAGGACAGACGGGTGTCTGTCTCGGCCCACACTCCGGAGGGCTTTCTGATTGAGACCTCCAATGACGCACGTGGACAAATCAACTTCCAGACCAAGGAGACGG GATTTTATCAGCTCTGCGTTAATAACTGGAAGAACAGCTTTGGCAAAGTCCAGGTGTACCTTAACTTCGGGGTGTTTTATGATGGACAAGGACCTGAGCACGCTGAAGACCACAAGCAGAAGCTAAATGACACCCTGGCAACTATTGAA GAGAGCGCCCGCCTTGTACAAGGTCGCGTACTGCACATGTGGAGATATTATAACTTTGCCCGCATGAGGAAAGGCTCCGACTACTACAGGTTGATGTCCAACTATCACTATGTGAACTGGTGGTCGGCTGGCACCAGCCTGCTGATTGTGGTCTCCGGTGTCCTGCAGCTTTATTTCCTGAAACGCCTCTTTCAGATGAAGACCACCACAGCCACGCAGAAGCCGCGGTGCTGA